From a single Diachasmimorpha longicaudata isolate KC_UGA_2023 chromosome 15, iyDiaLong2, whole genome shotgun sequence genomic region:
- the LOC135169538 gene encoding uncharacterized protein LOC135169538, with translation MNCSSNMGGLSPNFSSADGGTIEQEEPTNGEEQAMFTDKNYYFIVDRGNFSTNFSKASVCRKISSKTELDFTFSCSALEYSTSVLQFAIKKCSVVKFIHIVSVMAKFTAAEYADMVTISGVARGNGAKAARLYAEHYPQRVVPETRTFRNALQRLREGNILPRYGGEGRPKHAAGVRVEEAILEAVEEDLQKSIRAIAASLGIGPGRVQRLLQEEGFRH, from the coding sequence ATGAATTGTAGCTCAAATATGGGAGGTTTAAGTCCAAATTTCTCATCTGCGGACGGTGGAACAATTGAACAAGAGGAACCGACCAATGGAGAGGAACAGGCTATGTttaccgataaaaattattattttatagttgACAGAGGAAATTTCTCcaccaatttttccaaagCGTCAGTGTGCCGAAAAATCTCTTCGAAAACAGAGTTGGATTTTACGTTTTCTTGCTCTGCACTCGAATATTCAACTAGTGTTCTTCAATTCGCGATAAAAAAGTGCAGTGTGGTGAAATTTATTCACATCGTGAGTGTAATGGCGAAGTTTACTGCTGCGGAATATGCCGATATGGTCACCATTTCCGGTGTTGCGAGGGGTAATGGCGCAAAAGCAGCACGGTTGTACGCGGAACACTACCCTCAACGAGTGGTACCTGAGACACGTACTTTCCGAAACGCCCTCCAACGTCTccgagagggaaatattctcccGCGATATGGGGGAGAAGGGCGTCCAAAACATGCTGCTGGGGTTCGCGTGGAGGAGGCGATCCTGGAGGCCGTGGAAGAGGATCTACAAAAATCCATTCGCGCGATCGCGGCTTCATTGGGAATTGGACCGGGCAGGGTACAGAGACTTTTACAGGAGGAAGGCTTTCGCCACTGA